Within the Streptomyces sp. NBC_00554 genome, the region GCGGCTCGGCAGACAGTCGCCGTACCAGGAGGACTTCAGGGCGCCGCCGCGCGAGAACAGGTCGATCAGCGGGATCTCGATCTTCATCTCGGGGTCGGGGACGCCGACCTGGACGAGCACACCGGCGTGGTCGCGCATGTAGAAGGCCTGCTTGTACGTCTCCGGCCGGCCCACCGCGTCGATCGCGATGTCGACCCCGAAGCCGTCGGTGAGTGCCCGTACCGCCTCGACGGGATCCGTGCCGCGGGAGTTGACCGTGTGCGTCGCGCCGAACTTCTCCGCCGCGTCCAGTTTCTTGTCGTCGATGTCGACGGCGATGACCTTCATGGCGCCGTTGAGGCAGGCGCCCGCGATGGCCGCGTTGCCGACACCGCCGCAGCCGATGACGGCGACCGTGTCACCGCGGCCCACGTTGCCGGTGTTGACGGCGGCGCCGTATCCGGCCATCACCCCGCAGCCGATGAGGCCCGCGGCCTCGGGACGGGCCGCCGGGTCGATCTTCACCGCCTGTCCGGCCGCGACCAGTGTCTTCTCGGCGAAGGCGCCGATGCCGAGGGCGTTGCTGAGCGGGGTGCCGTCGAGGAGCGTCATCGGCTGGGTGGCGTTGCGGGAGTCGAAGCAGTACCAGGGGCGGCCGCGGCGACAGGAGCGACAGC harbors:
- a CDS encoding S-(hydroxymethyl)mycothiol dehydrogenase: MPHEVRAVVAVKKGAPVEVRTIVVPDPGPGEVLVAVQACGVCHTDLHYREGAITDDFPFLLGHEAAGTIEAVGDGVTDLVPGDYVVLAWRAPCGSCRSCRRGRPWYCFDSRNATQPMTLLDGTPLSNALGIGAFAEKTLVAAGQAVKIDPAARPEAAGLIGCGVMAGYGAAVNTGNVGRGDTVAVIGCGGVGNAAIAGACLNGAMKVIAVDIDDKKLDAAEKFGATHTVNSRGTDPVEAVRALTDGFGVDIAIDAVGRPETYKQAFYMRDHAGVLVQVGVPDPEMKIEIPLIDLFSRGGALKSSWYGDCLPSRDFPFLIDQYLYGLLDLNAFVSETISLDQVEEAFAKMHRGEVLRSVVVL